Proteins encoded in a region of the Suncus etruscus isolate mSunEtr1 chromosome 1, mSunEtr1.pri.cur, whole genome shotgun sequence genome:
- the GLCE gene encoding D-glucuronyl C5-epimerase isoform X1 — protein sequence MRCLAARVNYKTLIIICALFTLVTVLLWNKCSSDKAIQFSRHLSGGFRVDGLEKRAAASESNSYVNHQGKQQPEEAFPQEQQKAPPVVGSFNSNGGSKVLGLKYEEIDCLINDEHTIKGRREGNEVFLPFTWVEKYFDVYGKVVQYDGYDRFEFSHSYSKVYAQRAPYHPDGVFMSFEGYNVEVRDRVKCISGVEGVPLSTQWGPQGYFYPIQIAQYGLSHYSKNLTEKPPHIEVYETAEDRDKTSKPNDWTVPKGCFMANVADKSRFTNVKQFIAPETSEGVSLQLGNTKDFIISFDLKFLTNGSVSVVLETTEKNQLFTVHYVSNTQLIAFKERDIYYGIGPRTSWSTVTRDLITDLRKGVGLSNTKAVKPTKIMPKKVVKLIAKGKGFLDNITISTTAHMAAFFAASDWLVRNQDEKGGWPIMVTRKLGEGFKSLEPGWYSAMAQGQAISTLVRAYVLTKDHLFLNSALRATAPYKFLSEQHGVKAVFMNKHDWYEEYPTTPSSFVLNGFMYSLIGLYDLKETAGEKLGKEARSLYERGMESLKAMLPLYDTGSGTIYDLRHFMLGIAPNLARWDYHTTHINQLQLLSTIDESPIFREFVKRWKSYLKGSRAKHN from the exons ATGCGTTGCTTGGCAGCCCGGGTCAACTATAAGACTTTGATTATCATCTGTGCGCTCTTCACTTTGGTGACAGTACTTTTGTGGAATAAGTGTTCCAGTGACAAAGCAATCCAGTTTTCGCGACACTTGAGTGGTGGCTTCAGAGTGGATGGATTAGAAAAAAGAGCAGCCGCCTCTGAAAGTAACAGCTATGTGAACCACCAAGGCAAACAACAGCCTGAGGAGGCATTCCCACAGGAGCAGCAGAAAGCACCGCCTGTAGTTGGGAGCTTCAATAGCAATGGGGGAAGCAAGGTGTTGGGGCTCAAATATGAAGAAATCGACTGCCTCATAAATGATGAACACACCAttaaagggagaagagaaggaaatgaaGTCTTTCTGCCATTCACTTGGGTAGAGAAATACTTTGATGTTTATGGGAAAGTGGTTCAGTATGATGGCTATGATCGGTTTGAATTCTCTCATAGCTATTCCAAAGTCTATGCACAGAGAGCCCCTTACCACCCCGACGGCGTGTTCATGTCATTTGAGGGTTACAATGTGGAAGTTCGAGACAGAGTCAAGTGTATAAGTGGGGTTGAAG GCGTACCTTTATCCACACAGTGGGGCCCACAAGGCTATTTCTACCCAATCCAGATTGCACAGTATGGGTTAAGTCATTACAGCAAGAATCTGACTGAGAAACCTCCTCACATTGAGGTCTATGAAACCGCTGAAGACAGGGACAAAACCAGCAAGCCTAATGATTGGACCGTGCCAAAAGGCTGCTTTATGGCTAACGTGGCTGACAAGTCTAGATTTACCAATGTTAAGCAATTCATTGCTCCAG AAACCAGCGAGGGTGTATCCTTGCAACTGGGTAACACAAAAGattttatcatttcctttgaCCTCAAGTTCTTAACAAACGGAAGTGTGTCCGTGGTCCTAGAGACCACGGAAAAGAATCAGCTCTTCACGGTGCACTACGTCTCCAATACTCAGCTGATCGCTTTCAAGGAGAGAGATATATACTATGGCATTGGACCCAGAACCTCGTGGAGCACTGTCACCAGGGACCTGATCACTGACCTCAGGAAAGGAGTGGGTCTTTCCAACACGAAAGCTGTCAAGCCAACCAAAATAATGCCCAAGAAGGTGGTTAAGTTGATTGCAAAAGGGAAAGGGTTTCTTGACAACATTACTATCTCCACCACGGCACACATGGCTGCCTTTTTCGCTGCCAGTGACTGGCTGGTAAGGAACCAAGATGAGAAAGGCGGCTGGCCCATTATGGTAACCCGTAAGTTAGGAGAAGGGTTCAAGTCTTTAGAGCCGGGGTGGTACTCTGCCATGGCCCAAGGGCAAGCCATCTCAACACTAGTCAGGGCCTACGTGTTAACAAAAGACCATTTATTCCTCAATTCAGCTTTAAGGGCGACTGCCCCTTATAAGTTTCTCTCCGAGCAGCATGGAGTTAAAGCTGTGTTTATGAACAAACACGACTGGTACGAAGAGTACCCAACCACACCCAGCTCTTTCGTTTTAAATGGCTTTATGTATTCTTTAATCGGACTCTATGACTTAAAAGAAACTGCAGGGGAAAAACTGGGGAAAGAGGCAAGGTCCTTGTATGAGCGTGGCATGGAGTCCCTCAAGGCCATGCTCCCACTATATGAcactggctcagggaccatctatGACCTCCGTCACTTCATGCTTGGCATAGCCCCCAACCTCGCACGCTGGGACTATCACACCACCCACATCAATCAACTCCAGTTACTCAGCACCATCGACGAGTCCCCTATCTTCAGAGAATTTGTCAAGCGATGGAAAAGCTACCTTAAAGGAAGCAGAGCAAAGCACAACTAG
- the GLCE gene encoding D-glucuronyl C5-epimerase isoform X2, translating into MANVADKSRFTNVKQFIAPETSEGVSLQLGNTKDFIISFDLKFLTNGSVSVVLETTEKNQLFTVHYVSNTQLIAFKERDIYYGIGPRTSWSTVTRDLITDLRKGVGLSNTKAVKPTKIMPKKVVKLIAKGKGFLDNITISTTAHMAAFFAASDWLVRNQDEKGGWPIMVTRKLGEGFKSLEPGWYSAMAQGQAISTLVRAYVLTKDHLFLNSALRATAPYKFLSEQHGVKAVFMNKHDWYEEYPTTPSSFVLNGFMYSLIGLYDLKETAGEKLGKEARSLYERGMESLKAMLPLYDTGSGTIYDLRHFMLGIAPNLARWDYHTTHINQLQLLSTIDESPIFREFVKRWKSYLKGSRAKHN; encoded by the exons ATGGCTAACGTGGCTGACAAGTCTAGATTTACCAATGTTAAGCAATTCATTGCTCCAG AAACCAGCGAGGGTGTATCCTTGCAACTGGGTAACACAAAAGattttatcatttcctttgaCCTCAAGTTCTTAACAAACGGAAGTGTGTCCGTGGTCCTAGAGACCACGGAAAAGAATCAGCTCTTCACGGTGCACTACGTCTCCAATACTCAGCTGATCGCTTTCAAGGAGAGAGATATATACTATGGCATTGGACCCAGAACCTCGTGGAGCACTGTCACCAGGGACCTGATCACTGACCTCAGGAAAGGAGTGGGTCTTTCCAACACGAAAGCTGTCAAGCCAACCAAAATAATGCCCAAGAAGGTGGTTAAGTTGATTGCAAAAGGGAAAGGGTTTCTTGACAACATTACTATCTCCACCACGGCACACATGGCTGCCTTTTTCGCTGCCAGTGACTGGCTGGTAAGGAACCAAGATGAGAAAGGCGGCTGGCCCATTATGGTAACCCGTAAGTTAGGAGAAGGGTTCAAGTCTTTAGAGCCGGGGTGGTACTCTGCCATGGCCCAAGGGCAAGCCATCTCAACACTAGTCAGGGCCTACGTGTTAACAAAAGACCATTTATTCCTCAATTCAGCTTTAAGGGCGACTGCCCCTTATAAGTTTCTCTCCGAGCAGCATGGAGTTAAAGCTGTGTTTATGAACAAACACGACTGGTACGAAGAGTACCCAACCACACCCAGCTCTTTCGTTTTAAATGGCTTTATGTATTCTTTAATCGGACTCTATGACTTAAAAGAAACTGCAGGGGAAAAACTGGGGAAAGAGGCAAGGTCCTTGTATGAGCGTGGCATGGAGTCCCTCAAGGCCATGCTCCCACTATATGAcactggctcagggaccatctatGACCTCCGTCACTTCATGCTTGGCATAGCCCCCAACCTCGCACGCTGGGACTATCACACCACCCACATCAATCAACTCCAGTTACTCAGCACCATCGACGAGTCCCCTATCTTCAGAGAATTTGTCAAGCGATGGAAAAGCTACCTTAAAGGAAGCAGAGCAAAGCACAACTAG